One window from the genome of Halictus rubicundus isolate RS-2024b chromosome 7, iyHalRubi1_principal, whole genome shotgun sequence encodes:
- the Pex23 gene encoding tectonin beta-propeller repeat-containing peroxin 23 isoform X2: MPSSHLYAINNEGRVFGLSTTGNMWREFMYLGLEFKQLSAVPHFMWAIGGDRQVYVHVHGLDVPIRIKEEIYENERWLPLEGFSGRLLPTDRYNFSNQDGTVDRSRDKVKLPSMAWQWEGDWQIETTLDGQPLDHDGWTYAVDFPAVYTTKKQWKSCVRRRKWVRYRRYSAMNSWCAIAPLHKDATEEPFIDISVGGNQIPGGNPGCLVVWAVTAHGRVMFRVSTSTTCPEGQRWSSIKLANGFEVCQISVGITGLVWAVLMVGKALVRTGVTRENPMGDDWVEIEPPQKDLKLVQVSVGTDSVWAVTQDGGVWFRKGIKGEICGVCEQMAAGTGWVEMLSKMSQVSVAPNDQVWAIGHEDRSLYYRTNITRSELTGKKWRLINAPLQLSRASSNASLTSSNRHSMCGTPQQQRHQSWGSLNRPHSTSEGTTLIREWEEQSRSAPTPTSLKLWQRSNEGGTKNPQQTSFQDIYLNEGKKKSAHSMDMGDLTEASVANITISNESLTKTGESFVVSGKGMGSTVKINPAAWSPVHSVGSMVGVEAHPETDGSIFDPDLTSDSGVYGEDESSGAMYWAECDASWCKVEAGACFMDPSNPPKWIADTNGTSHGDIAEPWRIRILEELKKRLQKVEYDPSIYEKVVEKSSWVKNSDAKCKLKGSTTYEECVIELEWISSDSGFLDSGTVTILNSNRTTTIVQFPVSEIMCVVCCSEPGSPRIAIHTPRLPRLKVLRLQFFSDTDMEDWLKHLTSVSCQMNNVYGRPGPNSIWTTTALGDVYVYDPTAAEENQLINDGYIQELDVAGKELPFESILQNGFGPGSSLKITVCVHDDADRLSFNLVCYTTTCLKQKTMVDTHDVALHFNPRLKENIIIRNTYQNGQWGDEERNGNSPLKAGSDFMLEIVCDMRGYRILIDDREFTFYSHRILPQSITHLRIKGLMTLCSVVYKSPSVIIDPIALFWRQMGGHLKKVETCPVGVTWGIGYDSTAWVYTGGWGGLFLKGLDNNTGINSMVDTHNYYVYENQRWNPVTGYTSHGLPTDRYMWSDATGRQKRTRENTKLLSMHWRWVSDWIVDFHTPGGVDRDGWQYATDFPFQYHGKKFFTDYVRRRRWFRRCQLTSSGPWQELGNTKLLDVSLYATGNPGTDAQVYIWAVASNGEALFRRGVSESCPMGVSWEHIPSDQALIGISCGPGGQVWAVGKNGSSYWRLGISLAKPTGVQWQNVEPPSGAHLKQISVGKDVVWALDSTGKLSVRREVQLNVFPEGTHWQTLPAMPNDPIHIDMSVINAKQGFRHVAVAREQGQVWAISGAGILCRRIGITDENPAGTGWATGIGANWQYISAGGLVNRTN; the protein is encoded by the exons ATGCCAAGTTCACATTTATATGCAATAAACAATGAAGGACGTGTATTCGGACTATCAACAACTGGAAATATGTGGAGGGAGTTTATGTACCTGGGTCTTGAGTTCAAACAGCTGTCAGCAGTTCCACATTTCATGTGGGCTATAGGGGGTGATCGTCAAGTTTACGTACATGTACATGGTTTAGATGTACCTATAAGAATCAAAGAAGAAATATATGAAAATGAA CGTTGGCTTCCTTTAGAAGGATTCAGCGGAAGATTATTACCTACAGACAGGTACAACTTTTCTAATCAGGATGGTACAGTAGATCGTAGTAGAGACAAAGTGAAATTACCATCAATGGCTTGGCAATGGGAAGGTGATTGGCAAATAGAAACCACTTTGGATGGACAGCCATTGGATCATgat GGATGGACATATGCAGTTGATTTCCCAGCTGTATATACCACCAAGAAACAGTGGAAGTCGTGTGTCAGACGGAGGAAATGGGTTCGTTATCGAAGATATAGTGCCATGAATTCGTGGTGTGCTATTGCACCTCTTCACAAAGATGCGACAGAG GAACCATTTATTGACATATCTGTGGGTGGAAATCAAATACCTGGAGGTAATCCTGGATGCCTAGTAGTCTGGGCAGTAACTGCTCATGGGAGG GTAATGTTTCGTGTTAGTACCAGCACTACCTGTCCTGAAGGGCAGAGATGGAGCTCTATAAAATTAGCAAATGGTTTTGAGGTATGTCAAATCAGTGTTGGAATAACTGGTCTTGTTTGGGCTGTACTAATGGTTGGCAAAGCATTGGTGCGTACAGGTGTTACTAGAGAAAATCCAATGG ggGATGATTGGGTGGAGATTGAACCTCCTCAAAAAGATTTGAAATTAGTACAAGTTAGTGTCGGTACAGATTCTGTTTGGGCAGTAACACAAGATGGTGGAGTGTGGTTTAGGAAAGGTATTAAAGGTGAAATATGTGGAGTTTGTGAACAAATGGCTGCTGGTACAGGCTGGGTGGAAATGCTGAGTAAAATGTCACAAGTGTCAGTTGCTCCTAATGATCAG gtTTGGGCCATTGGCCACGAAGATAGAAGTTTATACTATCGTACAAATATCACACGTTCAGAATTAACAGGTAAAAAATGGAGATTAATAAACGCACCGCTACAACTTAGTAGAGCAAGCAGTAATGCCAGTTTAACATCAAGTAACAGACATAGTATGTGTGGTACTCCTCAGCAACAGAGACATCAGAGTTGGGGGTCATTG AATCGACCACATAGTACTAGCGAAGGTACAACACTGATCAGGGAATGGGAAGAACAGTCACGATCGGCACCAACGCCAACGTCTTTGAAATTATGGCAACGATCAAACGAGGGCGGTACCAAGAATCCTCAGCAGACATCTTTTCAGGATATATACTTAAACGAAGGAAAGAAAAA ATCCGCGCATTCAATGGACATGGGTGATCTTACTGAGGCTAGCGTTGCAAACATAACTATATCAAATGAATCACTCACTAAAACTGGTGAATCCTTTGTAGTCTCTGGGAAAGGCATGGGCAGTACTGTTAag atTAATCCAGCTGCTTGGAGTCCTGTTCATTCCGTTGGATCTATGGTAGGTGTGGAAGCTCACCCAGAAACAGATGGAAGTATATTTGATCCTGATTTAACAAGCGACTCTGGTGTTTACGGAGAAGATGAAAGTTCTGGTGCAATGTATTGGGCTGAATGCGATGCTTCCTGGTGCAAAGTAGAAGCTGGGGCATGTTTTATGGACCCATCAAATCCTCCAAAAtg GATCGCAGATACTAATGGCACAAGTCACGGAGATATAGCAGAACCATGGAGAATACGTATTTTAGAAGAATTAAAGAAAAGATTACAAAAAGTAGAATATGATCCTTCAATATATGAAAAAGTTGTTGAAAA GTCGTCTTGGGTAAAaaatagtgatgcaaaatgtaAACTTAAAGGCAGTACTACGTATGAAGAGTGTGTTATCGAATTAGAATGGATAAGTAGTGACAGTGGTTTCTTAGATTCTGGAACTGTAACCATTTTAAATTCAAATAGAACAACAACAATT GTTCAATTTCCTGTATCTGAAATTATGTGTGTAGTGTGCTGCAGCGAACCAGGCAGCCCAAGAATAGCAATACACACTCCTCGACTACCTCGTCTTAAAGTTCTTAGATTACAGTTCTTCAGTGACACTGACATGGAAGATTGGTTAAAACATTTAACTTCAG TTTCTTGCCAAATGAATAACGTGTATGGAAGACCAGGACCTAATTCAATTTGGACCACGACAGCATTAGGAGATGTATATGTGTATGATCCAACTGCTGCAGAG GAAAATCAGTTAATTAACGATGGTTACATACAAGAATTGGACGTGGCAGGGAAAGAATTACCATTTGAGTCTATATTACAAAACGGTTTTGGGCCTGGTAGTTCCCTAAAAATTACAGTCTGCGTACACGATGATGCTGAtag ATTATCATTCAATCTTGTCTGTTATACGACAACATGCTTGAAACAAAAGACCATGGTGGATACCCATGATGTAGCTTTACACTTTAACCCACGACTCAAAGAGAACATAATTATACGTAATACATATCAGAATGGACAGTGGGGTGACGAAGAAAGAAACGGAAATAGCCCATTGAAAGCCGGTTCTGATTTCATGTTAGAAATTGTTTGCGACATGCGAGGATACAGAATACTTATCGATGATAGAGAATTTACTTTTTATAGCCATAGAATATTACCACAGAGTATCACTCATTTGAGAATCAAGGGGCTAATGACGTTATGTAGTGTAGTTTATAAATCTCCATCT GTAATCATTGACCCAATTGCATTATTTTGGAGGCAGATGGGTGGACACTTGAAAAAGGTTGAAACTTGTCCTGTTGGTGTAACatggggaataggatatgacagCACTGCATGGGTTTACACCGGTGGATGGGGAGGTTTATTTTTAAAAG GTCTAGATAACAATACAGGGATAAACTCCATGGTAGACACTCATAATTATTATGTCTACGAAAATCAACGCTGGAATCCGGTAACTGGATATACTTCCCATGGTCTTCCAACGGACCGCTACATGTGGAGCGATGCAACAGGACGTCAGAAACGTACTCGTGAGAATACTAAACTGTTATCGATGCATTGGCGTTGG GTGTCAGACTGGATAGTAGATTTTCATACTCCCGGTGGTGTCGATAGAGACGGCTGGCAATACGCTACTGATTTTCCTTTTCAATACCATGGTAAAAAATTCTTTACTGACTATGTTAGAAGACGAAGATGGTTTCGAAGGTGTCAATTGACGTCTAGTGGCCCCTGGCAAGAGCTAGGAAATACAAAATTACTCGATGTTTCTTTATAT GCAACTGGAAATCCTGGTACAGATGCGCAAGTGTACATATGGGCAGTAGCTTCTAATGGTGAAGCTTTATTTAGGAGAGGCGTTTCAGAATCATGTCCAATG ggGGTTTCATGGGAACATATACCAAGTGATCAAGCTTTAATAGGTATCTCGTGTGGTCCGGGTGGTCAAGTTTGGGCTGTAGGAAAAAATGGTTCCTCATATTGGAGATTAGGAATTTCTCTTGCAAAACCTACAG GTGTACAGTGGCAGAATGTTGAACCACCATCAGGTGCTCATCTAAAACAAATATCTGTGGGGAAAGATGTAGTATGGGCGTTGGACTCCACGGGTAAACTTTCTGTGCGTCGTGAAGTGCAACTAAACGTTTTCCCAGAAGGAACCCACTGGCAAACGTTACCTGCAATGCCAAACGATCCTATTCACATAG ataTGTCTGTTATAAACGCGAAACAAGGTTTTAGACATGTAGCTGTCGCTAGAGAACAAGGTCAAGTATGGGCGATTTCCGGTGCTGGAATACTTTGCCGCAGAATTGGAATCACTGATGAAAATCCAGCTGGAACTGGTTGGGCAACTGGAATTGGG GCAAATTGGCAATACATAAGTGCAGGAGGACTTGTAAATAGAACGAATTAA
- the Pex23 gene encoding tectonin beta-propeller repeat-containing peroxin 23 isoform X1, producing the protein MPSSHLYAINNEGRVFGLSTTGNMWREFMYLGLEFKQLSAVPHFMWAIGGDRQVYVHVHGLDVPIRIKEEIYENERWLPLEGFSGRLLPTDRYNFSNQDGTVDRSRDKVKLPSMAWQWEGDWQIETTLDGQPLDHDGWTYAVDFPAVYTTKKQWKSCVRRRKWVRYRRYSAMNSWCAIAPLHKDATEEPFIDISVGGNQIPGGNPGCLVVWAVTAHGRVMFRVSTSTTCPEGQRWSSIKLANGFEVCQISVGITGLVWAVLMVGKALVRTGVTRENPMGDDWVEIEPPQKDLKLVQVSVGTDSVWAVTQDGGVWFRKGIKGEICGVCEQMAAGTGWVEMLSKMSQVSVAPNDQVWAIGHEDRSLYYRTNITRSELTGKKWRLINAPLQLSRASSNASLTSSNRHSMCGTPQQQRHQSWGSLNRPHSTSEGTTLIREWEEQSRSAPTPTSLKLWQRSNEGGTKNPQQTSFQDIYLNEGKKKSAHSMDMGDLTEASVANITISNESLTKTGESFVVSGKGMGSTVKINPAAWSPVHSVGSMVGVEAHPETDGSIFDPDLTSDSGVYGEDESSGAMYWAECDASWCKVEAGACFMDPSNPPKWIADTNGTSHGDIAEPWRIRILEELKKRLQKVEYDPSIYEKVVEKSSWVKNSDAKCKLKGSTTYEECVIELEWISSDSGFLDSGTVTILNSNRTTTIVQFPVSEIMCVVCCSEPGSPRIAIHTPRLPRLKVLRLQFFSDTDMEDWLKHLTSVSCQMNNVYGRPGPNSIWTTTALGDVYVYDPTAAEENQLINDGYIQELDVAGKELPFESILQNGFGPGSSLKITVCVHDDADRLSFNLVCYTTTCLKQKTMVDTHDVALHFNPRLKENIIIRNTYQNGQWGDEERNGNSPLKAGSDFMLEIVCDMRGYRILIDDREFTFYSHRILPQSITHLRIKGLMTLCSVVYKSPSVIIDPIALFWRQMGGHLKKVETCPVGVTWGIGYDSTAWVYTGGWGGLFLKGLDNNTGINSMVDTHNYYVYENQRWNPVTGYTSHGLPTDRYMWSDATGRQKRTRENTKLLSMHWRWVSDWIVDFHTPGGVDRDGWQYATDFPFQYHGKKFFTDYVRRRRWFRRCQLTSSGPWQELGNTKLLDVSLYATGNPGTDAQVYIWAVASNGEALFRRGVSESCPMGVSWEHIPSDQALIGISCGPGGQVWAVGKNGSSYWRLGISLAKPTGVQWQNVEPPSGAHLKQISVGKDVVWALDSTGKLSVRREVQLNVFPEGTHWQTLPAMPNDPIHIDKCKTKMPSPKAVFRGKLCRLPHKTRSALGNADINDTPVYLDTFSDPSDIDMSVINAKQGFRHVAVAREQGQVWAISGAGILCRRIGITDENPAGTGWATGIGANWQYISAGGLVNRTN; encoded by the exons ATGCCAAGTTCACATTTATATGCAATAAACAATGAAGGACGTGTATTCGGACTATCAACAACTGGAAATATGTGGAGGGAGTTTATGTACCTGGGTCTTGAGTTCAAACAGCTGTCAGCAGTTCCACATTTCATGTGGGCTATAGGGGGTGATCGTCAAGTTTACGTACATGTACATGGTTTAGATGTACCTATAAGAATCAAAGAAGAAATATATGAAAATGAA CGTTGGCTTCCTTTAGAAGGATTCAGCGGAAGATTATTACCTACAGACAGGTACAACTTTTCTAATCAGGATGGTACAGTAGATCGTAGTAGAGACAAAGTGAAATTACCATCAATGGCTTGGCAATGGGAAGGTGATTGGCAAATAGAAACCACTTTGGATGGACAGCCATTGGATCATgat GGATGGACATATGCAGTTGATTTCCCAGCTGTATATACCACCAAGAAACAGTGGAAGTCGTGTGTCAGACGGAGGAAATGGGTTCGTTATCGAAGATATAGTGCCATGAATTCGTGGTGTGCTATTGCACCTCTTCACAAAGATGCGACAGAG GAACCATTTATTGACATATCTGTGGGTGGAAATCAAATACCTGGAGGTAATCCTGGATGCCTAGTAGTCTGGGCAGTAACTGCTCATGGGAGG GTAATGTTTCGTGTTAGTACCAGCACTACCTGTCCTGAAGGGCAGAGATGGAGCTCTATAAAATTAGCAAATGGTTTTGAGGTATGTCAAATCAGTGTTGGAATAACTGGTCTTGTTTGGGCTGTACTAATGGTTGGCAAAGCATTGGTGCGTACAGGTGTTACTAGAGAAAATCCAATGG ggGATGATTGGGTGGAGATTGAACCTCCTCAAAAAGATTTGAAATTAGTACAAGTTAGTGTCGGTACAGATTCTGTTTGGGCAGTAACACAAGATGGTGGAGTGTGGTTTAGGAAAGGTATTAAAGGTGAAATATGTGGAGTTTGTGAACAAATGGCTGCTGGTACAGGCTGGGTGGAAATGCTGAGTAAAATGTCACAAGTGTCAGTTGCTCCTAATGATCAG gtTTGGGCCATTGGCCACGAAGATAGAAGTTTATACTATCGTACAAATATCACACGTTCAGAATTAACAGGTAAAAAATGGAGATTAATAAACGCACCGCTACAACTTAGTAGAGCAAGCAGTAATGCCAGTTTAACATCAAGTAACAGACATAGTATGTGTGGTACTCCTCAGCAACAGAGACATCAGAGTTGGGGGTCATTG AATCGACCACATAGTACTAGCGAAGGTACAACACTGATCAGGGAATGGGAAGAACAGTCACGATCGGCACCAACGCCAACGTCTTTGAAATTATGGCAACGATCAAACGAGGGCGGTACCAAGAATCCTCAGCAGACATCTTTTCAGGATATATACTTAAACGAAGGAAAGAAAAA ATCCGCGCATTCAATGGACATGGGTGATCTTACTGAGGCTAGCGTTGCAAACATAACTATATCAAATGAATCACTCACTAAAACTGGTGAATCCTTTGTAGTCTCTGGGAAAGGCATGGGCAGTACTGTTAag atTAATCCAGCTGCTTGGAGTCCTGTTCATTCCGTTGGATCTATGGTAGGTGTGGAAGCTCACCCAGAAACAGATGGAAGTATATTTGATCCTGATTTAACAAGCGACTCTGGTGTTTACGGAGAAGATGAAAGTTCTGGTGCAATGTATTGGGCTGAATGCGATGCTTCCTGGTGCAAAGTAGAAGCTGGGGCATGTTTTATGGACCCATCAAATCCTCCAAAAtg GATCGCAGATACTAATGGCACAAGTCACGGAGATATAGCAGAACCATGGAGAATACGTATTTTAGAAGAATTAAAGAAAAGATTACAAAAAGTAGAATATGATCCTTCAATATATGAAAAAGTTGTTGAAAA GTCGTCTTGGGTAAAaaatagtgatgcaaaatgtaAACTTAAAGGCAGTACTACGTATGAAGAGTGTGTTATCGAATTAGAATGGATAAGTAGTGACAGTGGTTTCTTAGATTCTGGAACTGTAACCATTTTAAATTCAAATAGAACAACAACAATT GTTCAATTTCCTGTATCTGAAATTATGTGTGTAGTGTGCTGCAGCGAACCAGGCAGCCCAAGAATAGCAATACACACTCCTCGACTACCTCGTCTTAAAGTTCTTAGATTACAGTTCTTCAGTGACACTGACATGGAAGATTGGTTAAAACATTTAACTTCAG TTTCTTGCCAAATGAATAACGTGTATGGAAGACCAGGACCTAATTCAATTTGGACCACGACAGCATTAGGAGATGTATATGTGTATGATCCAACTGCTGCAGAG GAAAATCAGTTAATTAACGATGGTTACATACAAGAATTGGACGTGGCAGGGAAAGAATTACCATTTGAGTCTATATTACAAAACGGTTTTGGGCCTGGTAGTTCCCTAAAAATTACAGTCTGCGTACACGATGATGCTGAtag ATTATCATTCAATCTTGTCTGTTATACGACAACATGCTTGAAACAAAAGACCATGGTGGATACCCATGATGTAGCTTTACACTTTAACCCACGACTCAAAGAGAACATAATTATACGTAATACATATCAGAATGGACAGTGGGGTGACGAAGAAAGAAACGGAAATAGCCCATTGAAAGCCGGTTCTGATTTCATGTTAGAAATTGTTTGCGACATGCGAGGATACAGAATACTTATCGATGATAGAGAATTTACTTTTTATAGCCATAGAATATTACCACAGAGTATCACTCATTTGAGAATCAAGGGGCTAATGACGTTATGTAGTGTAGTTTATAAATCTCCATCT GTAATCATTGACCCAATTGCATTATTTTGGAGGCAGATGGGTGGACACTTGAAAAAGGTTGAAACTTGTCCTGTTGGTGTAACatggggaataggatatgacagCACTGCATGGGTTTACACCGGTGGATGGGGAGGTTTATTTTTAAAAG GTCTAGATAACAATACAGGGATAAACTCCATGGTAGACACTCATAATTATTATGTCTACGAAAATCAACGCTGGAATCCGGTAACTGGATATACTTCCCATGGTCTTCCAACGGACCGCTACATGTGGAGCGATGCAACAGGACGTCAGAAACGTACTCGTGAGAATACTAAACTGTTATCGATGCATTGGCGTTGG GTGTCAGACTGGATAGTAGATTTTCATACTCCCGGTGGTGTCGATAGAGACGGCTGGCAATACGCTACTGATTTTCCTTTTCAATACCATGGTAAAAAATTCTTTACTGACTATGTTAGAAGACGAAGATGGTTTCGAAGGTGTCAATTGACGTCTAGTGGCCCCTGGCAAGAGCTAGGAAATACAAAATTACTCGATGTTTCTTTATAT GCAACTGGAAATCCTGGTACAGATGCGCAAGTGTACATATGGGCAGTAGCTTCTAATGGTGAAGCTTTATTTAGGAGAGGCGTTTCAGAATCATGTCCAATG ggGGTTTCATGGGAACATATACCAAGTGATCAAGCTTTAATAGGTATCTCGTGTGGTCCGGGTGGTCAAGTTTGGGCTGTAGGAAAAAATGGTTCCTCATATTGGAGATTAGGAATTTCTCTTGCAAAACCTACAG GTGTACAGTGGCAGAATGTTGAACCACCATCAGGTGCTCATCTAAAACAAATATCTGTGGGGAAAGATGTAGTATGGGCGTTGGACTCCACGGGTAAACTTTCTGTGCGTCGTGAAGTGCAACTAAACGTTTTCCCAGAAGGAACCCACTGGCAAACGTTACCTGCAATGCCAAACGATCCTATTCACATAG ACAAATGTAAGACTAAGATGCCCTCCCCAAAGGCTGTATTTCGTGGAAAACTCTGCAGATTACCCCACAAAACACGCTCTGCGTTGGGAAACGCTGATATAAACGACACACCTGTTTATTTAGACACATTCTCTGACCCCTCTGACATAG ataTGTCTGTTATAAACGCGAAACAAGGTTTTAGACATGTAGCTGTCGCTAGAGAACAAGGTCAAGTATGGGCGATTTCCGGTGCTGGAATACTTTGCCGCAGAATTGGAATCACTGATGAAAATCCAGCTGGAACTGGTTGGGCAACTGGAATTGGG GCAAATTGGCAATACATAAGTGCAGGAGGACTTGTAAATAGAACGAATTAA